In Candidatus Falkowbacteria bacterium, a genomic segment contains:
- a CDS encoding leucine--tRNA ligase → MEYNHSTIEKKWQKVWQDLNLYRTRENPDAEKFYILDMFPYPSGEGLHVGHPKGYIATDVIARKKLMEGKNVLHPMGSDAFGLPAENYALKHKVHPAIAVKENIQRFKDQLVKIGFTYDWEREVSTIDPHFYKWTQWIFLQMFHKGLAYESFEPINWCPSCKTGLANEDVEDGRCERCGTVVEKKPLRQWVLRITDYAERLLEDLEALDWPEAIKESQRHWIGKSEGAEIDFSVTNSEQKITVFTTRPDTLYGVTYIVIAPEHKLVQDLLSQVNNKEEVERYIEAIRNKPDIERTAEGKEKSGVVLEGVSVIHPLTKKEIPVWVADYVLVDYGSGAVMAVPAHDDRDYEFAKKYHLPMIDVIIPGVIDHNNPPQEGKKTVARRTIHALVQDPKTKKFLLLQWKEFPWRNFVVGGVEEDEDIIEAARREVREETGYTDLKFVKILGGPVQGQYFAAHKNENRIAYTSAIHFELTNSTPEQVSEIEKNKYDIEWVSLDHMNEANMVCAELDIWKQRLVSDTAFTADGIMFNSEKFSGELSESTKQAITKKAGGRWVTKYKLRDWIFSRQRYWGEPIPLIHCEKCGVVGVSEKDLPVLLPEVESYEPTGTGESPLASILDWVNTTCPKCGGKGKRETNTMPQWAGSSWYFLRYIDPNNHEKLVDQVKEKYWSPVDLYIGGAEHATRHLIYARFWYKFLYDIKVVSYSEPFKKYSNLGLIMGEDGRKMSKRWGNVVNPDEMIESYGADAFRIYEMFMGPFTQSANFNENGVSGAHTFLRRVWQLQDKIGVDTQDKKLNNLLHKTIKKVSDDIDNLRFNTAISSLMIFVNALADSKGINKETYNILLQLLAPFAPHICDELWHHVNSLTEDSIFVSSWPEYDSELLQDEVITIAVQVNGKLRDTFEISSDVSEDEIKNTALSQEKIQQWITGKEIVKVIMVKGKLVSVVVN, encoded by the coding sequence ATGGAATATAACCACTCAACAATTGAAAAAAAATGGCAGAAGGTTTGGCAAGACCTTAATCTTTATCGTACTCGAGAAAATCCAGATGCTGAAAAATTTTATATTTTGGATATGTTCCCTTATCCTTCAGGCGAGGGCTTACATGTTGGACATCCAAAAGGTTATATTGCCACTGACGTCATTGCTCGAAAAAAATTAATGGAAGGGAAAAATGTTTTGCATCCAATGGGTTCAGATGCGTTTGGGCTACCCGCAGAAAACTATGCTTTGAAACATAAAGTTCATCCAGCCATAGCCGTCAAAGAAAATATTCAACGCTTTAAAGATCAGTTAGTGAAAATTGGATTTACCTATGATTGGGAACGTGAAGTTTCTACTATTGACCCACATTTTTACAAATGGACACAATGGATTTTTTTGCAAATGTTTCATAAAGGTCTGGCTTATGAATCTTTTGAGCCAATTAATTGGTGTCCATCTTGTAAAACAGGGTTAGCTAACGAAGATGTTGAAGATGGTCGATGTGAACGGTGTGGGACAGTTGTTGAAAAAAAGCCTTTGCGTCAGTGGGTCTTGCGAATTACAGATTATGCAGAAAGATTACTTGAAGACTTAGAAGCTCTTGATTGGCCTGAAGCAATTAAAGAATCACAGCGTCATTGGATTGGAAAAAGTGAAGGGGCGGAAATAGATTTTTCGGTTACAAATTCAGAACAAAAAATTACCGTCTTCACCACCAGGCCAGATACGTTATACGGAGTTACGTATATTGTGATAGCTCCTGAACATAAACTGGTGCAAGATTTACTTTCTCAAGTAAATAATAAAGAAGAAGTTGAGCGCTATATTGAGGCTATTCGTAATAAACCAGATATTGAACGCACGGCCGAAGGCAAAGAAAAAAGTGGTGTGGTATTAGAAGGAGTTTCTGTTATTCATCCTTTAACAAAAAAAGAAATTCCTGTCTGGGTTGCGGATTATGTTTTAGTAGATTATGGCTCTGGAGCCGTTATGGCAGTCCCGGCTCATGATGACCGAGATTATGAATTTGCTAAAAAGTATCATTTACCAATGATTGATGTGATAATTCCCGGAGTGATTGATCATAATAATCCACCTCAAGAGGGTAAAAAGACTGTAGCCAGAAGAACAATTCATGCCTTAGTTCAAGATCCAAAAACTAAAAAGTTTTTATTATTACAATGGAAAGAATTTCCTTGGCGAAATTTTGTGGTCGGAGGCGTTGAAGAGGATGAAGATATTATTGAAGCAGCTCGACGAGAAGTTAGGGAAGAGACAGGCTACACTGATTTAAAATTTGTAAAAATCTTAGGTGGTCCGGTTCAAGGGCAATATTTTGCAGCTCATAAAAATGAAAACCGCATTGCCTATACTTCTGCTATTCATTTTGAGTTAACTAATAGTACTCCGGAGCAAGTTTCTGAAATTGAAAAAAATAAATATGATATTGAGTGGGTTTCACTTGACCATATGAATGAAGCTAATATGGTCTGTGCTGAACTGGATATTTGGAAACAACGTTTAGTTTCTGACACTGCATTTACTGCTGATGGTATTATGTTTAATTCGGAGAAATTTTCTGGTGAACTTTCTGAATCTACAAAGCAAGCAATTACCAAAAAGGCTGGTGGCAGATGGGTAACAAAGTATAAATTACGGGATTGGATATTTTCAAGACAACGGTATTGGGGTGAACCAATCCCTTTGATTCATTGTGAAAAGTGTGGAGTAGTAGGCGTATCAGAAAAAGATTTACCAGTTTTGTTACCAGAGGTTGAGTCATATGAGCCAACTGGAACCGGTGAATCTCCTTTAGCCTCAATTTTGGATTGGGTTAACACTACTTGCCCGAAATGTGGAGGAAAGGGAAAGCGGGAGACAAATACTATGCCTCAATGGGCAGGATCAAGTTGGTATTTTTTACGCTACATTGACCCAAATAATCATGAAAAATTAGTTGATCAGGTAAAAGAAAAATACTGGTCTCCAGTGGATTTGTATATTGGAGGCGCTGAGCATGCAACCCGACATCTCATTTATGCTCGTTTTTGGTATAAATTTTTATATGACATTAAAGTAGTTTCCTATTCCGAGCCATTTAAAAAGTACTCAAATTTAGGCTTAATTATGGGTGAAGATGGCCGAAAAATGAGTAAACGATGGGGGAATGTGGTTAATCCTGATGAAATGATTGAGAGCTATGGCGCTGATGCTTTTAGAATTTATGAGATGTTTATGGGGCCATTTACTCAATCAGCTAATTTTAATGAAAATGGTGTTTCAGGAGCTCATACCTTTTTACGTCGGGTTTGGCAATTACAAGACAAAATTGGCGTTGATACACAAGATAAAAAACTTAATAATCTACTTCATAAAACAATTAAAAAGGTAAGTGACGATATTGATAATCTGCGTTTTAATACCGCTATTTCAAGTTTAATGATTTTTGTTAATGCTTTGGCTGATTCCAAGGGTATTAATAAAGAAACATACAATATTCTACTTCAATTACTTGCTCCGTTTGCCCCTCATATTTGTGATGAATTATGGCACCACGTAAATAGTTTGACTGAAGATTCTATTTTTGTTTCAAGTTGGCCAGAGTATGATTCAGAATTATTACAAGATGAAGTAATTACTATTGCTGTTCAAGTGAATGGAAAGTTACGCGATACGTTTGAAATAAGCAGTGATGTTTCAGAAGATGAAATAAAAAACACAGCTCTCTCACAAGAAAAAATTCAGCAATGGATAACGGGTAAAGAAATTGTAAAAGTGATTATGGTGAAAGGGAAGTTGGTGAGTGTTGTGGTTAATTAA
- the rsmA gene encoding ribosomal RNA small subunit methyltransferase A encodes MTIFDQTKNLCSQYHITPSRSKGQNFLIDESAYNEMILAANLQGDEIVLEVGPGLGFLTERLAGCAQKVIAVELDDTIARVLKKIIIEKKFSNVEIFNQEILNFTESWVQAIQDKNQLVVVANLPYNISSFFLRKFISGNEGNILPRRLTLMLQKEVGERLVAEAGEMSILAVAVQFYSEPKIISLVPATSFWPAPKVGSAIVNFQRNNTHLKTLQSLQITEKEFFRLVKIGFSARRKMLKANVAAGLQLPIDKVIDALLQAGITEKARAQELTIENWLKLIALVKGIVV; translated from the coding sequence ATGACCATTTTTGATCAAACAAAAAATCTTTGTAGTCAATATCACATCACCCCTTCACGTAGTAAAGGACAAAATTTTTTAATTGATGAAAGTGCGTATAATGAAATGATCTTGGCTGCAAACTTACAAGGTGATGAAATAGTTTTAGAAGTTGGACCTGGTCTTGGTTTTTTAACAGAGCGTCTGGCAGGTTGTGCACAAAAAGTGATCGCTGTAGAATTGGATGATACAATTGCCCGGGTTTTAAAAAAAATAATTATAGAAAAAAAATTTTCAAATGTAGAAATATTTAATCAAGAGATTTTAAATTTTACTGAGAGCTGGGTGCAAGCTATACAAGATAAAAATCAACTCGTTGTTGTAGCGAATCTGCCTTACAATATTAGCTCATTTTTTTTACGTAAATTTATTTCCGGTAATGAAGGAAATATACTTCCAAGGCGTTTAACCTTAATGTTACAAAAAGAAGTTGGCGAACGATTGGTTGCAGAAGCAGGCGAGATGAGTATCTTGGCAGTGGCAGTGCAATTTTATTCTGAACCAAAAATAATTTCTCTAGTTCCGGCTACTAGTTTTTGGCCAGCTCCAAAAGTTGGAAGTGCCATTGTTAATTTTCAAAGAAATAATACTCATCTAAAGACATTACAATCACTTCAAATAACCGAGAAAGAATTTTTTAGACTTGTAAAAATAGGTTTTAGTGCTAGACGAAAGATGCTTAAAGCAAATGTAGCAGCCGGCCTTCAATTACCGATAGATAAGGTTATTGATGCGTTATTGCAAGCTGGGATTACCGAAAAAGCTAGGGCTCAAGAATTAACCATAGAAAATTGGCTTAAACTTATTGCCCTTGTAAAGGGGATCGTGGTATAA
- a CDS encoding N-acetylmuramoyl-L-alanine amidase codes for MNNYASASKKIFNITSLALIIFSVWLIPHISHAQLICCETHTIPDNGRSHKSKTTKEQCEGYINQTRGINILPENECEVTEEPKKEIISESLKSPALAVRIPGLIFRNNPCTEESCPNNWLADYIASVYEYSIIVIAILAVISLMLGGVIWLISAGNRERIDIAKKRILHGILGVMLVLASYLILNSINPNLISFKPIDLKYIKNKSLEMPEMTKEEEEVFDQMVEDQENSQNNSGSGNRDSGPGDPDENESYYSQTEFCNPTVQMKNGKKLIPKRYCTEFIVVHTTVSNATAAVTNAIHKSGDYDCIAYNRFVDRKGIIVDGRGEAYSGGHAQCYNDRSVGIVYSGCKDESWDTFQAFYPNIKYIKQDSLTFDKRRYIRPELAAYMTIDSFDTSVKTFKSPLEDDQIIIQPALISLIEEIRRLQRKYGIPTENVLGHFETARAKACPCLNMNDIRLVLTIMEHNVFLYTDIEAILVSLPQWRKIYNIQEHKGYLYNIHNHWPRLLAKQQCCYPKNDPPKEISAEKSCINREIKTDCWGGVNANKNKDGNYKEY; via the coding sequence ATGAACAACTATGCCTCTGCCTCCAAAAAAATATTCAACATTACAAGTTTAGCACTCATTATTTTTTCTGTGTGGCTTATTCCTCATATTAGTCATGCTCAATTAATTTGCTGCGAAACTCATACAATCCCTGACAATGGAAGATCTCATAAAAGCAAAACCACCAAAGAACAATGTGAAGGCTACATAAATCAAACACGAGGAATTAACATACTTCCTGAAAATGAATGTGAAGTTACCGAAGAACCAAAAAAAGAAATTATTTCTGAATCTTTGAAATCACCAGCTCTGGCAGTAAGAATTCCTGGATTAATTTTTCGTAATAACCCTTGCACCGAGGAAAGTTGTCCCAATAACTGGCTGGCTGATTATATTGCCTCCGTTTATGAATATTCTATAATAGTTATAGCTATCTTGGCGGTGATTTCTCTTATGTTGGGAGGGGTTATCTGGCTCATTAGTGCTGGCAATCGTGAAAGAATTGATATAGCCAAAAAACGTATCCTACACGGAATATTAGGAGTTATGTTGGTCCTTGCTAGTTATCTCATTCTTAATTCTATAAATCCAAATCTTATCAGTTTCAAACCGATTGATTTAAAATATATAAAAAATAAATCATTGGAAATGCCTGAAATGACTAAAGAAGAAGAAGAAGTCTTTGATCAGATGGTTGAAGACCAAGAAAATAGCCAAAATAACTCTGGGAGTGGCAACAGAGATTCTGGTCCAGGCGATCCTGATGAAAACGAGTCATATTATTCACAAACAGAATTCTGTAATCCGACCGTGCAGATGAAGAACGGAAAAAAACTAATTCCTAAAAGATATTGCACTGAATTTATTGTTGTTCATACCACCGTCAGTAACGCGACCGCCGCAGTTACTAACGCGATTCATAAGTCAGGAGATTATGATTGTATAGCTTATAATCGCTTCGTAGATCGTAAAGGAATTATAGTGGACGGCAGAGGTGAGGCTTACTCGGGAGGACATGCTCAATGTTATAATGATCGTTCTGTCGGTATAGTATATTCAGGATGTAAAGATGAAAGCTGGGATACTTTTCAAGCTTTCTACCCAAATATAAAATATATAAAACAAGATAGCTTAACATTTGATAAAAGAAGATACATCAGGCCCGAACTGGCTGCCTATATGACTATAGATTCTTTTGATACATCAGTAAAAACTTTCAAATCACCATTAGAAGATGATCAAATTATTATCCAACCAGCACTTATTTCTTTAATAGAGGAAATTAGACGCCTTCAGCGAAAATACGGAATCCCAACAGAGAACGTTCTCGGTCATTTTGAAACAGCCAGGGCTAAAGCCTGTCCTTGTCTTAATATGAATGATATAAGACTTGTCCTTACTATAATGGAACATAACGTATTTCTTTATACTGACATTGAAGCAATACTTGTTTCATTACCTCAGTGGAGAAAAATATATAATATACAGGAACATAAAGGCTATCTCTATAATATACATAATCATTGGCCGCGTTTATTAGCGAAACAACAGTGCTGTTATCCAAAAAACGATCCACCAAAAGAAATATCAGCGGAAAAAAGTTGTATAAATAGAGAAATAAAGACTGATTGTTGGGGAGGTGTTAATGCTAATAAGAACAAAGACGGAAATTACAAAGAATATTAA
- a CDS encoding DsbA family protein has translation MPKDIITHHSGHRLRNIILSLVIIPISLFVTLLIVGFVADILIRSQKIQNNDYSFTVPSTNQTANTQTYDEKTRKLIEGENNPSFGATNPKVTIVEFSDFACPFCKASFPAIREIGLKNQENVKIIFRDWPGHEFSLSLALAAYCAGEQGKFWEMHDKLFQNQSETFGADKNQLATLAQQLGIYNQDFQTCFDSQKYLPQIKKNFIDSEILGVSGTPTWFINGSKIEGALSVTDLEKIISPYLK, from the coding sequence ATGCCCAAAGATATAATAACTCATCACTCTGGCCATCGCCTTCGCAATATTATCCTTTCTCTGGTTATCATTCCTATTTCATTATTTGTGACTCTGCTTATTGTTGGTTTTGTTGCAGATATTCTGATTCGTAGTCAAAAAATTCAGAATAATGATTATAGTTTCACCGTCCCCTCAACAAACCAAACAGCAAATACTCAAACCTACGATGAAAAAACAAGAAAACTAATTGAAGGTGAAAATAACCCAAGTTTTGGCGCCACAAATCCAAAAGTAACCATTGTTGAATTTTCAGATTTTGCCTGTCCCTTTTGTAAAGCATCTTTTCCAGCTATTAGAGAAATTGGTTTAAAAAACCAAGAAAACGTAAAAATTATTTTCCGTGATTGGCCTGGGCATGAATTTTCACTATCCCTAGCCTTAGCAGCTTACTGTGCTGGGGAACAAGGAAAATTTTGGGAAATGCATGATAAATTATTTCAAAATCAATCAGAAACTTTTGGGGCAGATAAAAATCAGTTAGCCACTTTAGCTCAACAATTAGGAATTTATAATCAAGATTTTCAAACTTGCTTTGACTCTCAAAAATATTTACCCCAAATAAAGAAGAATTTTATTGACTCAGAAATTCTTGGCGTATCCGGAACACCAACTTGGTTTATCAATGGGTCAAAAATTGAAGGAGCATTGTCAGTAACTGATTTAGAAAAAATAATTAGCCCCTATCTTAAATAG
- a CDS encoding GIY-YIG nuclease family protein yields the protein MIFCLYSNNKKHSVFYVGITHSLLNRIYEHKQGLIEGFTKQYNVNKLVYYEIFDDPKVAILREKRLKRWNREWKVSRISHFNEDWRDLYSDIVKEYR from the coding sequence ATCATATTTTGTTTATATTCTAACAACAAGAAACATTCTGTTTTTTATGTTGGTATTACTCATAGTCTTTTAAATAGAATATATGAACATAAGCAAGGACTTATTGAAGGATTTACAAAACAATATAATGTCAATAAGCTAGTTTATTATGAGATCTTTGATGATCCTAAAGTTGCGATTTTACGAGAAAAAAGGTTAAAGAGATGGAATCGTGAATGGAAGGTGAGTAGAATAAGTCATTTTAATGAAGACTGGAGAGATCTATATTCAGATATTGTTAAGGAGTACAGATGA
- a CDS encoding 3D domain-containing protein, whose protein sequence is MKKILKIIFLCLLSFAIFHLTTQDGAYYSRFKMYRMLLTKPLDEIRNDYAKKSCQNFSEQEKKDGHFEAFVTGYCKPQSEDFQTRQNFLCSVALNCSCPNGKETEKNCSSSSLQWQGCKDFTESETDYCHQTASTLKPEIGHIAADWDCFVKNSEIEIDSKKYSVTDKGGIIKGRRFDIWFDDCSEAEKATGIYNVKIPQE, encoded by the coding sequence ATGAAAAAAATCCTAAAAATTATCTTTCTTTGTTTATTATCCTTTGCCATCTTCCACCTCACCACCCAAGATGGTGCTTATTATTCTCGCTTTAAAATGTACAGAATGCTCTTAACTAAACCTTTAGACGAAATCAGAAATGATTACGCCAAAAAATCTTGTCAAAACTTTAGTGAACAGGAAAAAAAAGACGGACACTTTGAAGCGTTTGTCACCGGATATTGTAAACCACAAAGTGAAGATTTCCAAACTCGTCAAAACTTTCTTTGCTCGGTAGCTCTTAACTGTTCCTGTCCTAATGGCAAAGAAACTGAAAAAAATTGTTCATCCTCTTCTTTGCAATGGCAAGGATGCAAAGACTTCACAGAATCAGAAACTGATTATTGTCACCAAACTGCTTCAACCTTAAAACCGGAAATTGGACATATTGCTGCTGACTGGGATTGTTTTGTAAAAAATAGTGAAATAGAAATAGATAGTAAAAAATATAGCGTTACTGACAAAGGTGGTATTATCAAGGGCCGACGCTTTGATATTTGGTTTGATGATTGTTCTGAAGCCGAAAAAGCCACTGGTATTTATAATGTAAAAATTCCTCAGGAATAA
- the xth gene encoding exodeoxyribonuclease III, translated as MKLISWNVNGIRACVRNGFGDFLKKTKPDILGIQEIKIDHESRLKEEFDFKGYEETWNPAKRPGYSGTAILSKMIPLSLQEGIGISEFDDEGRVQTFEMPKFYFINTYFPNSQPTLARLDYKSRFNKALLAYIKKLEKKKPVIICGDFNVAREEIDLARPKENHESAGFTDEERKWGRKYIEAGLVDTYRQLNGDKVQYSWWTYRFGARSRNVGWRIDYFLVSAKISKHVKKAFILDSIMGSDHCPVGIEIDI; from the coding sequence ATGAAACTTATTTCTTGGAATGTGAATGGAATTAGAGCCTGTGTCAGAAATGGTTTTGGTGATTTTTTAAAAAAAACTAAACCTGATATTTTAGGTATTCAAGAAATAAAGATTGATCATGAAAGTCGGCTCAAAGAGGAGTTTGATTTTAAAGGCTATGAAGAAACCTGGAATCCGGCTAAGCGACCTGGGTATAGTGGTACAGCAATTTTATCTAAAATGATACCACTGTCGCTACAAGAGGGAATTGGGATAAGCGAATTTGATGATGAGGGTCGTGTCCAAACTTTTGAAATGCCAAAATTTTATTTTATTAATACTTATTTTCCAAATTCTCAACCAACGCTTGCTCGTTTGGACTATAAGTCTCGTTTTAATAAAGCACTATTAGCGTATATAAAAAAGTTAGAAAAGAAAAAGCCAGTGATTATTTGTGGAGATTTTAATGTTGCCAGAGAAGAAATTGATTTAGCAAGACCAAAAGAAAATCACGAATCAGCCGGTTTTACTGATGAGGAGCGAAAATGGGGGAGAAAATATATTGAGGCCGGACTGGTTGATACCTATCGTCAGCTTAATGGTGACAAGGTACAATATTCTTGGTGGACCTATCGTTTTGGTGCTCGTTCTCGCAATGTTGGCTGGCGGATTGACTATTTCTTGGTATCAGCTAAGATTAGCAAACATGTAAAAAAAGCCTTTATTTTAGATTCTATAATGGGCTCTGATCATTGTCCGGTGGGAATTGAGATTGATATATAG
- a CDS encoding DUF2283 domain-containing protein, which translates to MHYDLEANIISWEIGKGNITRVKEFGNFIVHLSKAGKPILVEILDASRFKTKLNKVETIKQISEAFGS; encoded by the coding sequence ATGCATTACGATCTTGAAGCTAATATTATTAGCTGGGAAATTGGTAAGGGAAATATTACCCGTGTCAAAGAATTTGGAAATTTTATTGTTCACCTATCAAAGGCTGGGAAGCCAATCCTGGTTGAGATATTGGATGCCTCACGTTTTAAGACAAAGCTTAATAAAGTAGAAACTATAAAACAAATTAGTGAAGCTTTTGGCAGTTAA
- a CDS encoding N-acetylmuramoyl-L-alanine amidase has translation MNKIKKIVLLSILCGALLSPLFFVQAQEDPAPDLGASTPKISPPIDFPKLSVKLPGLNFDKAICTSTECSNNWLAEYIQALYQYGISVIAILAVITLMIAGVIWLTAAGNQQRVSEAKKWIGGSLMGVLIALTSYVVLNMVNPALTELSPIKIKYIAYGELPEMSQEEIVEEKRLISKGEVIPDGNYGKRQRTEYIIVHTTGGTANRDQEHAHHKRKGWKGIGYNLFIERNGSMVDGRGEDAVGAHAVGYNTNGIGISYVGCDQEPPPTNQSFSNAVSKGTIKQAQLDTLISAIKNLQQKYSVPRNKVLGHTETPGVGKACPCISMDELRSKILP, from the coding sequence ATGAATAAAATAAAAAAAATTGTCTTATTAAGTATTCTATGTGGAGCATTGTTATCTCCCCTCTTTTTTGTACAAGCTCAAGAAGATCCAGCTCCAGATCTTGGAGCTAGCACACCAAAAATAAGCCCTCCAATTGATTTCCCAAAATTAAGTGTTAAGCTACCGGGATTAAATTTCGATAAAGCCATTTGCACAAGTACTGAGTGCAGTAATAATTGGTTAGCAGAATATATACAAGCACTATATCAATATGGAATCAGTGTTATCGCAATTCTAGCGGTAATCACATTAATGATTGCTGGTGTAATCTGGCTAACAGCGGCAGGAAATCAACAACGTGTAAGTGAGGCAAAAAAATGGATAGGCGGAAGTTTGATGGGAGTATTAATTGCCTTAACATCATATGTGGTGTTGAATATGGTTAATCCTGCTTTGACAGAGTTATCGCCAATAAAAATTAAGTATATTGCGTACGGTGAACTACCTGAAATGTCTCAAGAGGAAATAGTAGAAGAAAAGCGCTTAATATCTAAAGGTGAGGTAATCCCTGATGGAAATTATGGAAAAAGACAACGAACTGAGTATATTATAGTTCATACTACTGGAGGAACTGCAAATAGGGATCAAGAACACGCTCATCATAAACGCAAAGGATGGAAGGGTATTGGATATAACCTTTTCATAGAAAGAAACGGCTCAATGGTCGATGGTAGAGGGGAAGATGCTGTTGGCGCACATGCTGTTGGATATAACACCAATGGTATCGGGATTTCATATGTTGGATGTGATCAAGAACCACCTCCCACTAACCAATCTTTTAGTAATGCTGTAAGTAAAGGGACTATTAAACAAGCTCAACTAGATACTTTAATTTCAGCTATTAAAAATCTTCAACAAAAATATAGTGTACCAAGAAATAAGGTTCTAGGGCATACCGAAACACCTGGTGTTGGAAAAGCTTGTCCATGTATTAGTATGGATGAACTTAGATCTAAAATATTACCATAG